A single window of Microcoleus sp. FACHB-68 DNA harbors:
- the crtA gene encoding cyanoexosortase A, which translates to MNLPKLVQEPKFWLVAVAGVLMALQLTLSDRFEQVELFGTSMLAWGAVSFLIWEKHSALNLKSSVFAKFFGATLVALVFAKTVFLSSYDPFLRFFPLISGLGLGLVASDLKGLKQYWQELIILAFPILAPAPAFLVKLVDISPITAKSAAMMLWYSGFNVRHEGLFLHLPTGSVEVGSGCSGLSVILQLLGLALLVLFMFPTTLGQKIIVPIVAVLVGFVVNSGRVALMAVLVASSNPQSFEYWHFGQGSLIFSMIAVLIFGLITWFAILREQPENQDA; encoded by the coding sequence ATGAATTTGCCTAAACTTGTACAAGAACCCAAATTCTGGCTAGTCGCTGTTGCCGGCGTTTTAATGGCCTTACAGTTGACGCTCAGCGATCGATTCGAGCAGGTTGAGCTATTTGGCACCAGTATGCTCGCATGGGGGGCGGTGTCATTCTTGATTTGGGAAAAACACAGCGCGTTAAACCTAAAAAGCAGTGTATTCGCTAAGTTTTTTGGAGCGACCCTGGTTGCGTTAGTTTTTGCAAAAACTGTCTTTCTCTCAAGTTACGATCCCTTCCTGCGCTTTTTTCCGCTCATTTCAGGGCTAGGTTTAGGGTTGGTGGCATCCGATCTCAAAGGATTAAAGCAATACTGGCAAGAATTGATTATCCTTGCTTTCCCTATCCTCGCTCCCGCACCGGCATTCTTGGTCAAGCTTGTTGATATCTCGCCAATTACAGCTAAGTCTGCGGCGATGATGCTTTGGTACAGCGGGTTTAACGTCAGGCATGAAGGATTATTTTTACATCTTCCCACCGGCAGTGTAGAAGTTGGCAGTGGATGTTCTGGCTTAAGTGTCATTCTCCAGCTTTTGGGACTGGCGCTCCTTGTCTTGTTTATGTTCCCCACCACCTTAGGGCAAAAAATCATTGTGCCGATTGTAGCGGTGCTTGTAGGATTTGTCGTCAATAGTGGCCGAGTCGCCCTTATGGCTGTTCTGGTAGCGTCCTCCAATCCCCAATCCTTTGAATACTGGCATTTTGGACAAGGATCTCTGATATTTTCGATGATTGCCGTATTGATTTTCGGTTTAATCACTTGGTTTGCGATCCTGCGAGAACAACCAGAAAATCAGGACGCTTAA
- a CDS encoding HpsJ family protein: protein MTRSEGDEGRSIYRLRWVGYGLLLLALFNTIEIFIPPSFMNPGWELQTIGALVEQVPIPLMALVLIFFGESYDRTRLEKPLLKLLSWLCLLLALLFLLLIPLALVNTWRVNDQFNQRINAQSQQQLSQMEQVEAQLATGTPEEIRALATQLNSLGIAIDSQNPEEIKSQILARIPPAKDQLQQQAQAERSSQRLGLLKSSVKWNLGALISSVLLFIIWRGTGWARR from the coding sequence ATGACTCGATCAGAAGGCGATGAAGGGCGGTCTATTTACCGGCTGCGTTGGGTGGGCTACGGCTTATTGTTGTTAGCCTTATTTAACACCATTGAAATTTTTATTCCGCCCAGTTTTATGAATCCTGGTTGGGAATTGCAAACGATTGGTGCGTTGGTTGAGCAAGTCCCCATTCCATTAATGGCACTGGTTCTAATCTTTTTTGGAGAGTCCTATGATCGGACACGATTGGAAAAGCCCTTATTAAAGTTGTTATCGTGGTTGTGCCTATTGCTGGCGCTCTTATTTCTGTTGCTCATTCCCTTAGCTCTCGTTAACACTTGGCGGGTTAATGATCAATTTAACCAGCGAATTAACGCCCAATCACAGCAGCAACTTTCCCAAATGGAACAAGTTGAAGCGCAACTGGCAACAGGAACGCCCGAAGAGATCAGGGCACTAGCGACTCAGCTCAATAGCTTAGGCATTGCAATTGATAGCCAAAATCCTGAAGAAATTAAAAGTCAAATCCTTGCCAGAATTCCGCCGGCTAAAGATCAGTTGCAACAGCAAGCCCAAGCTGAACGATCAAGTCAGCGTCTTGGCTTGCTTAAAAGTTCTGTTAAATGGAATTTAGGGGCCTTGATTTCTAGCGTTTTACTGTTCATCATTTGGCGGGGAACCGGCTGGGCACGGCGATAG
- a CDS encoding Uma2 family endonuclease produces the protein MSQTVNEGVRWTTADLELLPDNGTRYEIIDGELFMSRSPHLSHQDAGGNIYLELQIWSRTTRLGKAFINPGIIFSEANNVEPDVVWISNERLALLVDDSGHLTDAPELVVEVLSLGKENERRDREAKLKLYSSRGVQEYWIVDWRLQKVEIYRRENAKLQLVVTLLASDELSSPLLPDFTCSVSRLFT, from the coding sequence ATGAGCCAAACAGTAAATGAAGGCGTGCGCTGGACGACAGCAGACTTAGAGCTGTTACCCGATAACGGTACACGTTATGAAATTATTGACGGGGAGTTGTTTATGTCAAGATCACCTCACTTGAGCCATCAAGATGCTGGGGGTAACATCTACCTAGAGCTACAAATTTGGTCACGAACAACTCGATTAGGCAAAGCCTTTATTAATCCGGGCATTATTTTTAGCGAAGCTAACAATGTTGAACCCGATGTAGTTTGGATTAGCAATGAAAGATTAGCGCTGTTAGTAGACGATTCGGGACATTTAACAGATGCACCTGAGTTAGTGGTGGAGGTGTTATCTTTGGGTAAAGAGAATGAACGCCGAGACAGAGAAGCTAAGCTCAAACTTTATTCATCACGGGGAGTTCAAGAGTATTGGATTGTTGATTGGCGGTTGCAAAAAGTTGAGATTTACCGCCGGGAAAACGCTAAGTTACAGTTAGTCGTGACACTGTTGGCAAGTGATGAGTTGAGTTCGCCATTGTTGCCCGATTTTACTTGTTCTGTGAGCCGGCTATTTACTTGA
- the mnmE gene encoding tRNA uridine-5-carboxymethylaminomethyl(34) synthesis GTPase MnmE — protein MSETFTQGATIAAIATAIAPQQGSIGIVRLSGEQALEIAKTLFHAPGGRQSWESHRILYGYIRHPQSQQVVDEALLLIMKAPRSYTCEDVVEFHCHGGIMPVQQVLQLCLELGARLAQPGEFTLRAFLNGRLDLTQAESISDLVGAQSPAAAQAALAGLQGKLATPIRQLRTACLDVLAEIEARIDFEEDLPPLNEPEVIAEINHILDKLSRILATADRGELLRTGLKVAIVGRPNVGKSSLLNAWSRSDRAIVTDLPGTTRDVVESQLVVRGVPVQVLDTAGIRDTVDVVEKIGVERSRSVAQAADLVLLTIDAGAGWTPEDQEIYEQVKHRPVILVINKTDLLEAAEKTELHSKIQNLDSKIFTSAAQNQGIEDLEKAILEAVNAGNLQAANLDLAINQRQAAALTRAKAALEQVSATIGNQLPLDFWTIDLRGAIQALGEITGEEVTESVLDRIFSRFCIGK, from the coding sequence ATGTCAGAGACATTCACGCAAGGGGCAACGATTGCAGCCATCGCCACGGCAATTGCGCCGCAACAGGGCAGTATCGGGATCGTGCGGCTATCGGGAGAGCAAGCGCTGGAAATTGCCAAAACTTTGTTTCACGCGCCAGGAGGCCGGCAGAGTTGGGAAAGTCACCGAATTCTTTATGGTTATATCCGTCATCCTCAAAGTCAGCAGGTTGTGGATGAAGCGCTGTTGCTGATTATGAAAGCGCCGCGTTCTTACACCTGTGAGGATGTGGTGGAGTTTCACTGCCACGGGGGAATTATGCCGGTGCAGCAGGTATTGCAGTTGTGTTTGGAGTTAGGGGCGAGGCTGGCACAACCTGGAGAGTTTACCCTGCGAGCGTTTTTGAATGGCCGGCTCGATTTGACTCAGGCGGAAAGTATTTCAGATTTAGTGGGGGCGCAATCACCGGCAGCCGCTCAAGCTGCTCTTGCCGGTTTACAAGGCAAATTAGCCACTCCCATTCGCCAATTGCGGACAGCTTGCTTGGATGTTTTGGCAGAAATTGAGGCGCGGATTGATTTTGAGGAAGATTTGCCGCCCTTGAATGAGCCGGAAGTTATCGCAGAAATAAACCATATATTAGATAAACTGTCAAGGATTCTCGCAACCGCTGATCGGGGAGAATTGCTGCGAACCGGCTTAAAGGTGGCAATTGTCGGGCGTCCAAATGTGGGGAAGTCGAGTTTGCTGAATGCTTGGAGTCGCAGTGATCGGGCAATTGTCACGGATCTCCCAGGCACGACGCGTGATGTGGTGGAGTCTCAGTTGGTGGTTCGGGGAGTGCCGGTGCAGGTACTCGATACTGCCGGCATCCGAGATACGGTTGATGTGGTGGAAAAGATTGGGGTGGAACGGTCACGCTCGGTTGCTCAGGCGGCTGATTTGGTGCTATTAACCATTGATGCCGGTGCCGGTTGGACACCCGAAGATCAGGAGATTTACGAACAAGTCAAGCATCGTCCGGTAATTTTAGTTATCAACAAAACCGATTTGTTAGAAGCAGCAGAAAAAACAGAATTACACTCCAAAATTCAAAACCTAGACTCTAAAATCTTTACATCTGCGGCTCAAAATCAAGGCATTGAAGACTTAGAAAAAGCGATTTTAGAAGCAGTTAATGCCGGCAACCTACAAGCTGCAAACCTAGATTTAGCAATCAATCAGCGGCAAGCTGCGGCACTGACTCGCGCCAAGGCTGCTTTAGAACAAGTCAGCGCCACCATTGGAAATCAGCTTCCGCTTGATTTCTGGACAATTGACTTGCGCGGAGCAATTCAAGCGTTAGGAGAAATCACCGGCGAAGAAGTCACTGAATCAGTTTTAGATAGAATTTTCAGCCGGTTTTGCATTGGCAAGTAA
- a CDS encoding tetratricopeptide repeat protein, giving the protein MIGKLLDGRYRITEVLGSGAFGQTYLAEDTRRPGNPQCVVKQLCPTNNGSKSLQAAHRLFKREAETLEKLGRHNKIPQLLAYFAENQRFYLVKEFTQGHPVTQEIVAGVPLSEEQVAGILVEVLEILVFVHGNRVIHRDIKPANLIRRAGDNRLVLIDFGSVKEITAQIAQGQGPWTIAAGTPAYMPVEQFQGNPQFNSDIYALGMIAVQALTGLPATDLPKLQDPNTGKITWRHRAIVSSQLADIIDKMVHHHYGQRYQSAAAVLAHLNKLPTLSQLPPPPETIVTQNDPPLRQLPLNRSILAAIVAFVVLSGLFLLSLRPDTTKSQGFYTRGLKRAESGDQEGAIAEYTRAIQFNRNNAEAYYKRGNAYYDLGELDKAIEDYDEAIERNPNYADAYYNRGLAQYDRGNQRGAIEDFNEVIRLHPQDSGAYYKRGIAYFDLKDYRTAIQDYTEAIRLNPDDAKAYQARGIARLATDNKQPALEDHTKAILLAPDDADAYYSRGRARFFLADYQGAVEDYTEAIGRNPKQAQAYSNRCGAYLNLGQHGKAIADCTEAIKLNPNDEVAYDNRCIAQHNAGQYKQAIEDCSQAIRINAGNPKAYSNRGLAKAAAGDSAGAIEDYTQAIRLNPSDSVAYSNRAVAQSKRGNYAGAIADYAQALRLSPTFAGAYLGRGLARAQMGDRAGAIEDVQKAATLYLEQGRPSEYKEAQQQLNKLRQ; this is encoded by the coding sequence GTGATTGGCAAACTATTAGATGGACGTTACCGGATTACTGAAGTTTTAGGATCAGGTGCCTTTGGACAAACTTATCTGGCAGAAGACACTCGCCGGCCTGGAAATCCTCAATGTGTGGTCAAGCAACTGTGCCCAACCAATAACGGCTCAAAATCCCTGCAAGCCGCTCACCGGCTGTTTAAACGAGAGGCAGAAACCCTAGAAAAACTGGGAAGACACAACAAAATTCCCCAGCTTTTAGCGTATTTTGCCGAAAATCAGCGATTTTATCTCGTTAAAGAGTTTACGCAGGGACATCCCGTCACGCAAGAAATTGTAGCCGGTGTCCCTTTATCAGAAGAACAAGTGGCCGGCATCTTGGTAGAGGTACTAGAAATTTTAGTCTTCGTGCACGGCAATCGTGTGATTCACCGAGACATCAAACCGGCAAACTTAATTCGGCGTGCTGGTGACAACCGATTAGTGTTAATCGACTTTGGATCGGTTAAAGAAATTACCGCTCAAATCGCCCAGGGACAAGGCCCGTGGACCATTGCCGCCGGCACGCCTGCTTATATGCCGGTGGAACAATTTCAAGGAAACCCCCAATTTAACAGCGATATCTACGCCCTTGGCATGATTGCCGTGCAAGCCCTCACCGGCCTACCTGCTACCGACTTACCCAAACTTCAAGACCCCAACACCGGCAAAATCACCTGGCGGCATCGAGCGATCGTCAGCTCACAACTGGCAGATATCATCGACAAAATGGTACACCACCACTATGGTCAGCGCTACCAATCAGCCGCCGCCGTCTTGGCTCATTTAAACAAGCTGCCGACCCTCTCACAACTGCCACCGCCACCAGAAACGATTGTTACTCAGAACGACCCACCGCTCCGGCAATTGCCCCTAAACCGCTCGATTTTGGCAGCAATCGTGGCATTTGTGGTCTTGTCGGGACTGTTTCTGCTGTCCCTGCGTCCCGACACCACCAAGTCCCAAGGATTTTACACGCGTGGATTAAAGCGGGCGGAAAGCGGGGATCAGGAAGGGGCAATTGCGGAATACACCCGCGCCATTCAATTCAATCGCAACAACGCGGAGGCTTATTACAAACGGGGAAATGCTTACTACGATTTGGGGGAACTAGACAAAGCGATTGAGGATTACGATGAAGCAATTGAGCGAAATCCCAACTACGCCGACGCCTACTACAACCGAGGACTCGCTCAATATGATCGCGGCAACCAGCGCGGTGCAATTGAGGATTTCAACGAGGTGATTCGCCTTCACCCCCAAGATAGCGGGGCTTACTATAAAAGGGGGATCGCCTACTTTGACCTCAAAGATTACCGCACCGCGATTCAAGATTACACGGAAGCAATTCGGCTTAACCCCGATGATGCAAAAGCTTACCAGGCAAGGGGAATCGCTCGTTTGGCGACGGACAATAAGCAGCCGGCGCTAGAAGATCACACGAAAGCAATTTTGCTCGCGCCTGATGATGCGGATGCTTACTACAGCCGGGGCAGAGCACGCTTTTTTTTGGCAGATTATCAAGGGGCGGTAGAGGATTATACCGAGGCGATTGGGCGAAATCCTAAGCAAGCCCAAGCCTATAGCAATCGCTGCGGTGCATATTTAAATTTGGGTCAACATGGAAAAGCGATTGCCGATTGTACTGAGGCGATCAAGCTGAATCCTAATGATGAGGTCGCTTATGATAATCGTTGTATTGCCCAGCACAATGCCGGTCAGTACAAACAAGCGATTGAGGACTGCAGCCAAGCAATTCGGATTAATGCCGGCAATCCTAAAGCCTATAGTAATCGCGGGTTGGCAAAGGCTGCTGCCGGCGATAGTGCCGGTGCAATTGAAGACTACACCCAGGCAATTCGCCTTAATCCCAGCGATTCCGTTGCCTACAGCAATCGCGCCGTTGCCCAGTCTAAGCGAGGAAATTATGCCGGTGCAATTGCTGATTATGCCCAAGCGCTGCGGCTGAGTCCCACGTTTGCCGGTGCTTATTTAGGACGTGGACTTGCCCGTGCTCAGATGGGAGATCGAGCCGGTGCGATTGAAGATGTACAAAAAGCCGCTACGCTTTATTTAGAGCAAGGCAGGCCGAGTGAGTACAAGGAAGCTCAGCAGCAGCTCAACAAGCTGCGGCAATAG
- a CDS encoding serine/threonine-protein kinase: MIGQLLDRRYRLIKLLGSNTFRQTYLAADTHRPGYPQCVVKQLRPPNNHPRTFNIIQLLFKKKAEILEKLGKHDQIPQLLAFFEENKDFYIVEEFIAGQSLADELVVGVPLSEDQVFRLLQEILVILVFVHHQGVIHRDIHPENIIRRQLDGRLVLINFEAIQESTSQPSNSQSGQLASSLGDSPYKPIEQLQGNPVYNSDIYALGIISIQALTGLPAEDLTKLQNSDPSHVGELLWRHRTQVSQELADILDKMIVSDWRYRYQTAIEVLTDLNHIGNTSGNSQPLQMLVTLEQNDSKRRHRLWETGFRQKLLLIVAALAALMAIAGLGLGFHRQAQQKASNLKISELENASDTDHLGAIQSYNQAIQLNPNNAEVYYKRGNSNYDLGNLEEAKADYTQAIRLDSKHAKAYQNRGLVYSDLTDYRAAIDDYNQAILLKPNDAAAYEKRGQAYFNLNDYKAAIEDYTQVIRLNNQDAVAYINRGLARSAAGDKQGALADYTQAIRIDPDSGDAFYSRGRVRFYLADYQGAMEDYTDAIRVNPKFADAYINRCSALLNLGQYQKAAADCTQALKFTPNDAIAYGNRCIAYFNLRDYQKAIEDCTQAIGLDSNNSKAYSNRGLARAAANDKSGAIDDFTKAIRTDPSDAVAYSNRAEVHSDLGNYSSAIEDYTQAIRLKQDHNGAYYGRGLIRARMGDKQGAIEDFQKSAKLCIDQGNTGCYNDAQYQIKKLQS, encoded by the coding sequence ATGATTGGCCAACTTTTAGATCGACGTTACCGACTTATTAAACTTTTAGGATCAAATACATTTCGACAAACCTATCTGGCTGCGGATACACACCGGCCCGGTTATCCTCAATGTGTGGTTAAGCAATTGCGCCCACCCAATAACCACCCCAGAACGTTTAATATCATTCAACTTTTATTTAAAAAAAAGGCAGAAATTCTCGAAAAGCTGGGCAAGCATGACCAAATTCCTCAACTCTTAGCTTTTTTTGAAGAAAATAAAGACTTTTATATTGTTGAAGAATTTATTGCCGGCCAATCTTTAGCCGATGAACTTGTCGTCGGTGTACCTTTGTCTGAAGACCAAGTGTTTCGCCTCCTGCAAGAAATTTTAGTAATTTTAGTTTTTGTCCATCATCAAGGCGTAATTCACCGAGATATTCATCCAGAAAATATCATTAGACGCCAATTAGATGGCAGATTGGTTTTAATTAACTTTGAAGCGATTCAAGAAAGCACTTCTCAACCCTCTAATTCTCAAAGTGGACAGTTGGCAAGCTCACTTGGTGACTCGCCTTACAAACCGATTGAACAACTCCAAGGCAATCCCGTTTATAACAGCGATATTTATGCTTTGGGGATTATTAGCATTCAAGCATTAACCGGCTTGCCGGCAGAAGATTTAACCAAACTGCAAAATTCTGATCCATCTCATGTCGGTGAATTACTTTGGCGACACCGAACACAAGTCAGTCAAGAATTAGCAGACATCCTCGATAAAATGATTGTATCTGACTGGAGATATCGCTATCAAACTGCGATTGAGGTTCTCACTGATTTAAATCATATTGGAAACACCTCTGGAAACAGCCAGCCTCTGCAAATGTTGGTAACGCTTGAGCAAAACGATAGCAAACGCCGGCATCGTTTATGGGAAACCGGCTTTAGGCAAAAACTTTTGCTGATTGTGGCAGCTTTAGCTGCATTAATGGCGATTGCCGGTTTGGGCTTAGGATTTCACCGGCAAGCACAGCAAAAGGCAAGCAATTTAAAAATTAGTGAGTTAGAAAACGCCAGCGACACCGATCACCTAGGGGCAATTCAGAGCTATAACCAAGCAATCCAACTCAATCCTAATAACGCAGAAGTTTACTACAAACGCGGAAATTCTAATTATGATTTGGGAAACTTGGAGGAGGCGAAGGCGGATTACACCCAGGCAATTCGCCTTGATTCCAAGCACGCCAAAGCCTACCAGAATCGAGGACTTGTTTATTCTGACTTAACAGATTATCGGGCAGCAATTGATGATTATAATCAGGCAATTCTCTTGAAGCCTAATGATGCAGCAGCTTACGAAAAACGAGGTCAGGCTTATTTTAATTTAAATGATTATAAGGCAGCCATTGAAGACTACACTCAGGTAATTCGCCTTAATAATCAGGATGCGGTTGCTTATATCAATCGCGGGTTAGCACGTTCTGCTGCCGGCGATAAACAAGGGGCACTCGCAGATTATACTCAAGCCATTCGCATCGATCCTGACAGCGGAGATGCTTTCTATAGCAGAGGCAGAGTTCGCTTTTATTTAGCAGATTATCAGGGGGCGATGGAAGATTATACGGATGCTATTCGAGTTAATCCTAAATTTGCAGATGCTTATATTAATCGATGCAGTGCCCTATTAAATTTGGGGCAATATCAGAAAGCGGCTGCGGATTGTACCCAAGCGCTTAAATTCACTCCGAATGATGCGATTGCTTATGGAAATCGCTGTATTGCCTACTTTAATTTACGGGATTATCAAAAAGCAATTGAGGACTGCACCCAGGCAATCGGGCTAGATTCTAACAATTCTAAAGCTTACAGCAACCGAGGTCTAGCTCGTGCTGCTGCTAACGATAAATCAGGGGCAATTGATGATTTTACAAAAGCAATTCGCACCGATCCCAGTGATGCTGTTGCTTACAGCAATCGCGCCGAGGTTCACTCAGATTTAGGAAATTATAGTAGTGCAATTGAGGATTACACCCAAGCAATTCGATTGAAGCAAGATCATAATGGAGCTTATTATGGCAGAGGTTTAATTCGCGCTCGCATGGGTGATAAACAGGGCGCGATTGAGGATTTTCAAAAATCTGCTAAATTATGCATCGATCAAGGCAATACGGGTTGTTATAACGATGCTCAGTACCAAATTAAAAAGTTGCAGTCGTAA
- a CDS encoding tetratricopeptide repeat protein yields MDREFYNRGLEKARQGDHPGAIQEFNRALRINPDFAEAYHKRGLARFDSGDAREAIADYTQALSLQPANLDVYFSRGIAHLALAEAPAAIEDALQALRIDANYAPAYRLQGSAYRRQGDIQAAITSFKQAAELYLEQKDAVNCRKCLDTVKQLQPAPLVKEETQTPLPIGEHKEFFNQILQRFEKGDKRGVIEDLNWALKVDPQDAQAYRCRGIVRYKQEDYRGAISDLNQALRLNSQDVVVYHYRGMVRSQMGDHHGAIADLNQALQILPASGKVYVARGNAYRAVANYQGAIKDYTQALQINPDDAEAYYNRGIAQSCLEEMKAAIEDYQNAAKLFCDKEDWVNYQKALDSLKLIQASVPKQTAAGVANPLRQKLLRMVGGYWEIAERLIEHERENFPDMPEEWYWEKVIYDLERDRE; encoded by the coding sequence ATGGATCGGGAATTCTATAATCGAGGATTAGAAAAAGCGCGTCAAGGAGATCACCCAGGCGCAATTCAGGAATTTAACCGTGCCTTGCGAATTAATCCTGACTTTGCGGAAGCTTACCACAAGCGAGGGTTGGCACGCTTTGACAGTGGAGATGCACGGGAGGCAATTGCGGATTACACGCAAGCTTTGTCCCTACAACCGGCGAATCTTGACGTTTACTTCAGCCGGGGAATCGCTCATTTGGCGTTGGCAGAGGCACCGGCAGCCATTGAGGATGCCTTGCAAGCTTTACGCATTGATGCCAATTATGCGCCGGCTTATCGGCTTCAGGGTAGCGCTTACCGCCGGCAGGGAGACATCCAAGCAGCGATTACCAGTTTTAAACAAGCGGCAGAATTATATCTTGAGCAAAAGGATGCCGTAAATTGTCGTAAATGTCTGGATACTGTCAAACAACTTCAGCCGGCACCTTTAGTGAAGGAAGAGACTCAAACGCCGCTGCCCATTGGGGAACATAAAGAATTTTTTAATCAAATCTTGCAAAGGTTTGAGAAAGGAGATAAACGGGGCGTTATTGAAGATTTAAATTGGGCGTTGAAAGTCGATCCTCAAGATGCTCAAGCTTACCGATGCCGAGGAATTGTTCGTTATAAGCAAGAAGATTACCGAGGCGCAATTTCTGATTTAAACCAAGCTTTACGATTAAATTCCCAGGATGTTGTTGTTTATCATTACCGGGGGATGGTGCGTTCTCAAATGGGAGATCATCACGGTGCAATTGCTGATCTAAACCAAGCCTTGCAAATTCTACCGGCATCTGGGAAGGTTTATGTTGCCAGAGGCAATGCTTATCGGGCAGTTGCTAATTATCAGGGAGCGATTAAAGATTATACGCAAGCACTGCAAATTAATCCTGATGATGCAGAAGCTTATTACAACCGGGGGATTGCTCAATCTTGTTTAGAAGAAATGAAAGCAGCGATTGAAGATTATCAAAATGCTGCTAAATTGTTTTGCGATAAGGAAGACTGGGTTAACTATCAAAAAGCGCTGGATAGTCTGAAATTAATTCAAGCTTCCGTGCCGAAACAAACGGCTGCCGGTGTTGCTAATCCTTTAAGACAAAAACTTTTGCGGATGGTTGGAGGTTATTGGGAAATTGCTGAGCGCTTAATTGAGCATGAGAGGGAAAATTTTCCCGATATGCCTGAAGAGTGGTATTGGGAAAAGGTGATTTATGATCTAGAGCGTGATCGGGAGTGA
- a CDS encoding GTPase yields the protein MSEKDYSLDEVLGRIGNAYQEAESHLGQCNVLVIGKTGVGKSTLINAVFKERLAETGVGKPITQGIRQYTKQGCPITVYDTPGLELNTEQIERVRLEVAKLIEDQRMQDAKQHIHVVWYCISHEARRFEEIEESWIKALELKDVPVILVLTQTTTQKSSEFFTYLEGKNLPVSQIVPVMAQPKKVHDDFPPVEIHGLTRLVEATLELLPQIAKKAFVREQIASIEMKAKEALKYVNAYVAGSSLIGASPIPFSDAPLLMTMQTAMLANITVIFGLPFDRAFMSTVVSAIVGAGGMAAVGRAFVGNLLKMIPGAGSLVGGVIAGSTAAALTMGLGLSYIEVLKIYLRAKIKGEEISRPDLTKMVVDFYRDYMSSGRQTLKDDDKSPPPREIDIQ from the coding sequence ATGTCAGAAAAAGATTACTCATTAGATGAAGTTTTAGGAAGAATTGGCAATGCTTATCAAGAAGCAGAAAGCCATTTAGGGCAGTGTAATGTTTTGGTAATTGGGAAAACCGGCGTTGGCAAAAGCACTTTAATTAATGCGGTTTTTAAAGAACGTTTGGCAGAAACCGGCGTCGGCAAACCGATTACTCAAGGAATCCGGCAATATACTAAACAAGGATGCCCAATCACGGTTTATGATACGCCAGGATTAGAACTGAATACAGAACAAATTGAACGGGTGCGGCTAGAAGTTGCCAAACTAATTGAAGATCAAAGAATGCAGGATGCCAAACAACATATTCATGTTGTTTGGTATTGCATCAGTCATGAGGCACGCCGGTTTGAGGAAATTGAGGAAAGTTGGATTAAAGCGCTGGAATTGAAAGATGTGCCGGTGATTCTGGTTCTGACTCAAACAACTACGCAAAAGTCAAGTGAATTTTTCACTTATTTAGAAGGAAAAAATTTACCTGTTAGTCAAATTGTGCCGGTGATGGCACAGCCCAAAAAAGTTCACGATGACTTTCCGCCTGTAGAAATACACGGGTTAACACGGTTAGTCGAAGCAACTTTAGAACTTTTGCCGCAAATCGCAAAAAAGGCATTTGTTAGAGAACAAATCGCCAGTATTGAAATGAAGGCTAAAGAAGCATTAAAGTATGTCAATGCTTATGTCGCCGGCTCGTCTCTTATTGGGGCTTCTCCGATTCCTTTCTCGGATGCGCCACTATTAATGACGATGCAAACGGCAATGCTGGCAAATATTACAGTAATTTTTGGATTGCCATTTGATCGGGCTTTTATGAGTACGGTGGTGTCTGCAATTGTGGGTGCCGGCGGCATGGCAGCCGTGGGCAGAGCATTCGTGGGAAACTTACTTAAAATGATACCTGGTGCCGGCTCGCTTGTGGGTGGAGTGATTGCCGGCTCAACGGCAGCAGCCCTAACAATGGGACTAGGTTTATCTTATATAGAAGTTTTGAAAATTTATCTAAGAGCCAAAATCAAGGGGGAAGAAATCTCTCGCCCAGACCTGACAAAAATGGTTGTAGACTTTTACAGAGATTATATGTCCTCTGGCCGGCAAACTTTGAAGGATGATGACAAATCGCCTCCACCGCGTGAAATAGACATTCAGTAA
- a CDS encoding 2Fe-2S iron-sulfur cluster-binding protein, with protein sequence MSKIYTVEFQHQGKTHTIEVPEDKTILQAAYAAGIDLPSSCNAGVCTTCAAQILNGGKVEQSDGMGVGTELQAEGYALLCVAYPRSDLKIVTEKEDEVYQRQFGKP encoded by the coding sequence ATGTCCAAGATTTATACCGTTGAATTTCAACATCAAGGCAAAACCCACACCATTGAAGTCCCAGAAGATAAAACGATTCTTCAGGCTGCTTATGCAGCGGGCATAGATTTACCGAGTTCCTGCAATGCCGGCGTCTGTACCACCTGTGCTGCCCAGATTTTAAACGGGGGGAAGGTGGAACAAAGTGATGGCATGGGCGTGGGAACTGAACTTCAAGCAGAAGGCTATGCGCTGCTGTGTGTCGCTTATCCGCGATCCGATCTCAAAATTGTTACGGAGAAAGAAGACGAGGTTTACCAACGGCAATTTGGTAAACCTTAA